In Desulfovibrio desulfuricans DSM 642, a single window of DNA contains:
- a CDS encoding PhoH family protein, with amino-acid sequence MAVHSSMLETVEFDDPALANQLFGPHNAHLELLAAASGASIGSRGASILIESPDMNTRQVLCNVFVQLYELLRGGLSLSQQDIARSYEMLRTDPGLDLEKIFKDAVFVNTPRKTVTARNVAQRTYLDLLRRNELVFAVGPAGTGKTYLAVAMALSMFQQHRVKRIVLTRPAVEAGERLGFLPGDLADKVNPYLRPLYDALHDMMPQPKVASMLEVGSIEVAPLAFMRGRTLNDAFIILDEAQNTTQEQMKMFLTRMGFGSRMVVTGDTTQIDLPMQPGGQRPRSGLIHALNILAKVPTIAVHHFTKADVVRHPLVGAIVNAYDNAEKSDTSS; translated from the coding sequence ATGGCAGTACATTCCTCCATGCTTGAGACCGTCGAATTCGACGATCCCGCCTTAGCCAATCAGCTATTTGGCCCTCACAATGCGCATCTTGAGCTGTTGGCCGCAGCCAGCGGAGCCTCCATAGGCAGCCGTGGCGCCAGCATTCTTATTGAAAGCCCAGACATGAACACGCGGCAGGTGCTGTGCAATGTTTTTGTGCAGTTGTACGAGTTGCTGCGCGGCGGATTGTCGCTGAGCCAGCAGGATATCGCCCGCAGTTACGAGATGCTGCGCACGGATCCCGGTCTGGATCTGGAAAAAATTTTCAAGGATGCTGTTTTTGTCAACACCCCGCGCAAAACGGTCACTGCCCGCAATGTTGCCCAGCGCACCTACCTTGACCTGCTGCGGCGCAATGAGCTTGTATTTGCGGTTGGCCCTGCCGGTACTGGCAAAACCTATCTTGCCGTCGCCATGGCGCTGTCCATGTTTCAGCAGCACCGGGTTAAACGCATTGTGCTGACGCGCCCTGCGGTGGAGGCGGGTGAACGCCTTGGCTTTCTGCCCGGCGATCTTGCCGACAAGGTCAATCCTTATCTGCGCCCGCTCTATGACGCCCTGCACGACATGATGCCCCAGCCCAAGGTGGCGTCCATGCTTGAGGTGGGTTCCATAGAAGTTGCGCCCCTGGCCTTCATGCGCGGGCGCACCCTTAACGATGCCTTTATCATTCTTGACGAAGCGCAGAATACCACGCAGGAACAGATGAAGATGTTCCTCACCCGCATGGGCTTTGGCTCGCGCATGGTTGTAACGGGCGACACCACCCAGATCGATCTGCCCATGCAGCCCGGCGGCCAGCGCCCACGTTCGGGCCTTATCCACGCGCTGAATATCCTTGCCAAAGTTCCAACCATCGCAGTGCATCACTTCACCAAGGCCGACGTAGTGCGGCATCCCTTGGTGGGAGCAATCGTAAACGCCTATGATAATGCAGAAAAAAGCGACACGTCCAGCTAG
- a CDS encoding S26 family signal peptidase has protein sequence MKFTAIVSPLASLVLPGSGQILSGFFTHGVIFFVLWLASAQTLVALGSSLDADGRHATYFVALACEVLLRLGSAIDVVLRQRSQARSQNACQRRMISRGFVFSVLVLALVALPALEPAIKAYSMNGNRTLLPLITPDSRLLVDKQAYQSAKPEKVDIIVISTRHIAERKGGGPHIISRVAGIAGERVRVPVPAGQQNPGWEGQGYRECLVGEGNIYLSSINPASQMAFFAPFTSVVGRAEYIYWPPSQAGRIAGVSGIAD, from the coding sequence CCTTGGTTTTGCCGGGTAGCGGGCAGATACTCTCGGGCTTTTTCACACATGGCGTGATCTTTTTTGTTCTGTGGCTTGCTTCTGCTCAGACGCTGGTTGCTCTGGGCAGCAGTCTTGATGCGGATGGCAGGCACGCGACTTATTTTGTAGCCCTTGCCTGTGAAGTCCTGCTTCGACTTGGCTCAGCCATCGACGTGGTTTTGCGGCAACGTTCACAGGCCAGATCGCAAAACGCCTGCCAGCGGCGCATGATCTCCAGAGGGTTTGTTTTCAGCGTCCTCGTGCTGGCATTGGTGGCGCTGCCCGCGCTGGAACCCGCCATCAAGGCATATTCCATGAACGGCAACCGTACTCTGCTTCCCCTGATCACACCGGATTCCCGTTTGCTGGTGGACAAACAGGCTTATCAGTCGGCCAAGCCGGAAAAGGTTGATATCATTGTGATTTCCACCAGGCACATTGCAGAAAGGAAGGGGGGAGGGCCACACATAATAAGCCGCGTTGCAGGCATTGCTGGCGAGCGCGTGCGCGTGCCTGTTCCAGCAGGGCAGCAAAATCCGGGATGGGAAGGGCAGGGATACCGAGAATGTTTGGTGGGCGAAGGAAATATCTATCTGTCGAGCATCAACCCTGCGAGTCAGATGGCATTTTTTGCCCCCTTCACCAGTGTTGTCGGTCGGGCGGAATATATTTACTGGCCGCCCTCCCAGGCAGGAAGGATAGCAGGGGTATCGGGCATTGCTGACTGA